The Lysinibacillus pakistanensis genome includes a window with the following:
- a CDS encoding YqhG family protein, with protein sequence MYPQQVHSYLREFFSENDCTILSEDRHYLTVQLTVDIDKKIMNRPFYWQYIEATNSEPNPAQITFITNQTTSSANLYGEAIHFGSPRLNQVFQATRELGAYVEMYEVVDPTIGQAILTPWLGINYKVSYCCDRTKEMLYSFGINLLTGVIKKNFQETLCKTSLETAPGENVFHVQHIIKPIRALQRLEAAINAIIEQDDHSWALEAKKRWQRDQRVLDYFYEDIDDKPECYDIEKKALEEQYETKIKIDIINGGLFYLY encoded by the coding sequence ATGTATCCACAGCAAGTTCATAGTTACTTACGAGAGTTTTTTTCCGAAAATGATTGCACTATTTTGAGTGAAGATCGTCATTATCTTACTGTCCAATTAACAGTAGATATTGATAAAAAAATTATGAACAGACCTTTCTATTGGCAATATATAGAGGCGACAAATAGTGAGCCAAACCCTGCGCAAATTACATTTATTACAAATCAAACAACATCTTCTGCAAACTTATACGGTGAGGCCATTCATTTCGGTTCTCCAAGACTCAATCAGGTTTTTCAAGCGACAAGAGAGCTAGGAGCCTACGTGGAGATGTATGAGGTGGTAGATCCGACAATCGGGCAGGCTATCTTAACACCTTGGTTAGGAATAAATTATAAAGTATCTTATTGCTGTGATCGTACAAAGGAAATGCTCTACTCCTTTGGCATAAATCTCTTAACAGGGGTTATTAAAAAGAATTTCCAAGAAACCTTATGTAAAACGTCACTAGAAACAGCCCCGGGAGAAAATGTATTTCATGTTCAACATATTATTAAGCCAATTCGAGCATTGCAAAGACTAGAGGCAGCTATTAATGCCATCATTGAACAAGATGACCATTCATGGGCCTTAGAAGCAAAAAAAAGATGGCAGCGTGATCAACGTGTTCTAGATTACTTTTACGAGGATATAGATGACAAGCCAGAATGCTATGATATTGAAAAAAAAGCGTTAGAGGAACAATATGAGACAAAGATTAAAATAGACATTATTAATGGTGGGTTGTTTTATCTATACTAA
- a CDS encoding LysR family transcriptional regulator: protein MELRDLKAFMAVVEHGSFTKAASESFVSQPSLSKSIKKLEETLRVELLNRSTRHVELTDAGSIVYKQGQKIMGSVMELHILLDDLLNIQTGAIKLGIPPLIGTLFFPDIARNFHMQYPKVRLELVERGAKMIGTLVENGEVDIGIVVLPTDERKFSVQPFVEDQFFVFINDSHPLALKKYIQLEDLKNETFIIFTEEFTLHDYVINTCNTAGFTPIIGYKSSQWDLIVELVSSNLGITLLPYSIAAKQTNNNVKIIPLKDFDMPWRLGVITKKNTYQSFALKQLLNSISREVASKK from the coding sequence ATGGAATTAAGAGATTTAAAAGCATTTATGGCAGTTGTTGAACATGGGAGTTTTACAAAGGCCGCAAGTGAATCCTTTGTTTCACAGCCTTCTTTAAGCAAAAGCATTAAAAAATTGGAGGAAACCCTGCGAGTAGAATTGTTAAATCGCTCTACACGCCATGTCGAATTAACTGACGCAGGAAGTATTGTTTATAAACAGGGTCAAAAAATAATGGGCTCTGTAATGGAATTACATATTTTATTGGACGATTTATTGAACATTCAGACGGGTGCAATTAAATTAGGTATCCCGCCATTAATTGGCACTCTATTTTTCCCAGACATCGCAAGAAATTTTCATATGCAATATCCAAAGGTGCGTCTAGAGCTTGTGGAACGTGGCGCTAAAATGATCGGAACACTCGTTGAAAATGGTGAAGTCGATATTGGAATTGTTGTATTGCCTACAGACGAACGGAAATTTTCCGTCCAACCCTTTGTAGAGGATCAATTTTTTGTATTTATTAATGATTCCCATCCATTAGCACTGAAGAAATATATTCAATTAGAGGATTTAAAAAATGAGACCTTCATTATCTTTACGGAGGAATTTACACTACATGATTATGTCATTAATACATGTAATACTGCTGGATTTACACCAATCATTGGCTATAAAAGCTCACAATGGGATTTAATTGTAGAGCTTGTATCCTCAAATTTAGGTATTACACTATTACCCTATTCAATTGCAGCTAAGCAAACAAATAACAACGTAAAAATTATACCTTTAAAAGATTTTGATATGCCATGGCGTTTAGGCGTTATTACAAAGAAGAATACATATCAATCTTTTGCATTAAAGCAATTACTGAATAGTATTAGTAGAGAAGTGGCAAGTAAAAAATGA
- a CDS encoding LysE family translocator yields MVNISVFLIMCILLIILPGPDTAIATKNTLTVSRKGGLQTLLGSCCGLLIHTFAAVIGLSAIIVKSAYVFAILKYVGAVYLCYLGVKTLWTLRTIRTQSPVVQDETQIDHKFSQHSCFKQGFLTNVTNPKVAVFFLTFLPQFVDGTSGTFMPFLIMGLIYTALTGIWFVFYVYLLDKISAFMKKPTTKAVIEGLTGIVLIGFGIKLALEKAH; encoded by the coding sequence ATGGTGAACATATCGGTCTTTTTGATAATGTGTATTTTACTAATTATTTTACCAGGTCCAGATACGGCAATTGCCACGAAAAATACACTTACCGTAAGTAGGAAGGGTGGCTTACAAACTTTACTTGGTTCCTGTTGTGGGCTGTTAATTCATACTTTTGCAGCGGTGATTGGACTGTCTGCCATTATTGTGAAGTCCGCCTATGTATTTGCCATTTTGAAGTATGTCGGAGCGGTGTATTTATGTTATTTAGGTGTCAAGACATTATGGACTTTACGGACAATCCGCACGCAATCTCCTGTAGTTCAAGATGAAACACAAATTGATCATAAATTTTCACAGCACTCTTGCTTTAAGCAAGGCTTTCTAACAAATGTTACCAACCCTAAGGTAGCCGTATTTTTCCTAACATTTTTACCTCAATTTGTAGATGGCACGAGCGGTACATTCATGCCGTTTCTTATAATGGGGCTAATATACACTGCTTTAACAGGGATTTGGTTTGTGTTCTATGTTTACTTGTTAGATAAAATTAGTGCATTTATGAAAAAGCCAACTACAAAGGCTGTTATCGAAGGTTTAACAGGCATTGTGTTAATTGGCTTTGGGATTAAACTAGCTTTGGAAAAAGCCCATTGA
- a CDS encoding SRPBCC family protein — MTEKLDNIVKVIKLNAPIEKVWESVTDAEKIATWLMPNDFKPIEGHPFTIQSPFGPSPCKVEQVNAPNFVRFAWDTDGWFVTFELKELGEQTEFTLTHGGWKEASHIIPKANIPAEAVRKTMDGGWTMIVTQKLKETVESQ, encoded by the coding sequence ATGACTGAAAAGCTAGACAATATTGTGAAGGTAATAAAACTTAATGCACCAATTGAAAAGGTGTGGGAGTCAGTTACAGATGCTGAAAAGATAGCTACGTGGCTGATGCCAAATGATTTTAAGCCAATTGAAGGACATCCATTTACGATTCAATCTCCTTTTGGTCCTTCGCCATGTAAGGTGGAGCAAGTGAATGCTCCCAATTTTGTACGTTTCGCTTGGGATACAGATGGCTGGTTTGTAACATTTGAGCTAAAAGAGCTCGGTGAACAAACAGAATTTACGTTAACACACGGTGGCTGGAAGGAAGCATCACACATTATTCCGAAAGCGAATATACCAGCTGAAGCTGTTCGTAAAACTATGGATGGTGGTTGGACAATGATTGTTACTCAAAAATTAAAGGAAACTGTGGAATCACAATGA
- a CDS encoding ArsR/SmtB family transcription factor, with product MTQPAVKYDVFQAIADPTRRHILQLLALRNKPISLIAENFAISRTAVVKHLTILEQAELVSAQKKGREKIYTLHVEKLKELEDWLQYFDLFWDNKLAQLQNMVEEQ from the coding sequence ATGACGCAGCCTGCAGTAAAATATGATGTATTTCAAGCAATTGCTGATCCAACAAGACGTCATATCCTACAACTGCTAGCCTTACGTAATAAACCGATCTCATTAATTGCTGAAAATTTTGCGATCAGTCGTACTGCTGTTGTTAAGCATTTAACTATTTTAGAGCAAGCTGAGCTAGTATCTGCACAGAAAAAGGGCAGGGAAAAAATTTATACATTGCATGTTGAAAAGCTGAAGGAACTTGAGGATTGGTTACAATACTTTGATTTATTCTGGGATAATAAATTAGCACAGCTACAAAACATGGTGGAAGAACAATAA
- a CDS encoding MerR family transcriptional regulator produces the protein MYTQYSIGEFAKKTGMTIRTLHYYDEIDLLKPSFISPTGRRFYSDENIIQLQKIVSLKFLGYPLEKIHALIHLKEWDLKESLEFQKQEMLQKKEQLQQVIRALDHALYIMDEQGTMNANIFMMLIHNMHKEEEQKEWMSNYFPKEMVENMFKVPDEKLKELNLEMAELFSQLKAAYGQDPANPNVQALLEQYFDLSLELYPNAIELVENVKDENIEFEQDTQLFPSPLSPEEEIWLGQAMQIYWNNKGINLQVDD, from the coding sequence ATGTACACTCAATATTCAATTGGAGAATTTGCCAAAAAAACAGGCATGACCATTCGAACTTTGCATTATTACGATGAAATTGATTTATTAAAACCATCCTTTATTTCTCCAACTGGCAGAAGATTTTATTCAGATGAAAATATTATACAACTGCAAAAAATTGTATCCTTGAAATTCTTAGGCTATCCATTGGAAAAAATCCATGCATTAATCCATTTAAAAGAATGGGATTTAAAAGAGTCACTTGAATTTCAAAAACAAGAAATGCTCCAAAAAAAGGAACAACTTCAACAAGTCATTCGTGCCCTAGATCATGCCTTATATATAATGGACGAGCAAGGCACTATGAACGCAAATATCTTTATGATGCTTATTCATAATATGCATAAAGAAGAGGAACAGAAAGAATGGATGTCCAATTATTTTCCAAAAGAAATGGTTGAAAACATGTTTAAAGTCCCTGATGAAAAGCTTAAAGAGCTAAATCTGGAAATGGCTGAGCTTTTTAGTCAATTGAAGGCAGCATATGGTCAGGATCCGGCTAATCCGAATGTTCAGGCGCTTTTGGAACAGTATTTTGATTTATCTCTAGAGTTATACCCTAATGCAATTGAGCTTGTGGAAAATGTAAAGGATGAAAATATTGAATTTGAGCAGGATACACAACTCTTCCCCTCGCCCCTATCGCCTGAGGAAGAGATATGGCTTGGTCAGGCTATGCAAATTTATTGGAACAACAAGGGTATTAATCTCCAGGTAGATGATTAA